One stretch of Candida orthopsilosis Co 90-125, chromosome 3 draft sequence DNA includes these proteins:
- a CDS encoding Ung1 protein (S. cerevisiae homolog UNG1 has uracil DNA N-glycosylase activity, has role in DNA repair and localizes to nucleus, mitochondrion) — protein sequence MTAKRSLITDYFSQVGGTVKKCKPAHTSKVDEKPKVIPETKPRETKPPTKNPSLEFTSFNKQEWINSLTSEQKELLQLEIDTLHISWLSMLYKELTKPYFLNLKKFLQSQQKQGKTIFPKPQHIYSWSNLTPLPNVKCLILGQDPYHNHNQAHGLAFSVLEPTRPPPSLINIYKTLTIDYPDTFRVPDYQELLKQGKPGGGNLTKWATNGGVLMLNAVLTVEAHKANSHANQGWEQFTEQVIRVALEYHQKHKSGFVIMAWGTPAQKRLKPFEKMLTKNSTSGNGNDQFLVLKTVHPSPLSAHRGFFNSQVFKKCNDWLEKHNRDVIDWSVY from the coding sequence ATGACAGCCAAGAGATCATTGATTACTGACTATTTCTCCCAGGTTGGGGGTACTGTTAAGAAGTGTAAACCAGCGCATACGTCgaaagttgatgaaaagcCCAAAGTGATCCCAGAAACTAAACCTAGAGAAACGAAACCACCAACAAAGAACCCTTCACTTGAGTTCACATCTTTTAATAAACAAGAATGGATAAACAGTTTAACTCTGGAGCAGAAAGAATTGttacaattggaaattgataCATTACATATCTCGTGGTTATCTATGCTTTACAAAGAACTAACCAAACCCTATTTCCTcaacttgaaaaagtttCTTCAGTCCCAACAAAAACAAGGCAAAACGATCTTCCCTAAACCGCAACATATCTATTCATGGTCTAACCTTACTCCATTACCCAATGTCAAATGCCTCATACTAGGCCAAGACCCTTATCATAACCATAATCAAGCACATGGACTAGCATTTTCAGTATTGGAGCCAACTAGACCACCACCTTCGTTAATCAACATATACAAGACATTAACTATTGATTATCCTGATACTTTTAGAGTGCCAGACTACCAagagttgttgaaacaagGAAAACCAGGTGGTGGCAATTTAACTAAATGGGCAACAAATGGAGGTGTATTGATGCTTAATGCAGTCTTGACAGTTGAAGCCCATAAAGCAAACAGCCATGCAAACCAAGGATGGGAACAATTCACTGAACAAGTGATCAGGGTAGCTTTAgaatatcatcaaaagcATAAGAGTGGGTTTGTTATAATGGCATGGGGTACACCAGCAcaaaagagattgaaaCCATTCGAAAAGATGTTGACAAAGAATAGTACCAGTGGCAATGGTAATGATCAGTTTCTAGTGTTGAAGACGGTTCACCCTTCCCCATTGTCTGCTCATAGAGGATTTTTCAACCTGCAGGTGTTTAAAAAGTGTAATGATTGGTTAGAGAAGCACAATAGAGATGTGATAGATTGGAGTGTGTACTGA
- a CDS encoding Ost6 protein (S. cerevisiae homolog OST6 has dolichyl-diphosphooligosaccharide-protein glycotransferase activity and has role in protein N-linked glycosylation asparagine, protein complex assembly), protein MRKIIPTISRTFLSYSVNHHQLYMRQSSPLPLLWIILSLSILLLLPQTVLAYDHNTENDEGQIIIDIHNGDLSQLSGHRDYYTVLIFTSSNPAHDCKPCEQVIPMAEQVATTYLAKYITSELLSMRFYNIDLNDISNAGIFRELKMDNIPHVWLVPPSSRTIGAVSGVYEDGTIEHVFDSPHLKYSLKKASLERQVVEFARFLSEILMIDLHVDDAVAKKSGSGTQSSLSTFAKTFIITFTIVVLIKKKGPSFISNTSRKTVVCYFAITIILLCVGGSQFSIQRQSPLITKDEATGGLVFISGGSMHYQYGIEVFIVGLNYASLAASVIGLIKLGSYQVTESSKIRDETSRTWLIILVSLVIYYLYSCLTSILLKKDPGYPYPFTKLF, encoded by the coding sequence ATGAGAAAAATCATTCCAACTATTTCAAGAACTTTTCTAAGCTACAGTGTaaaccatcatcaactcTATATGAGACAACTGTCACCACTACCGTTGCTCTGGATTATATTGTCCCTTAGTATactacttcttcttcccCAAACAGTCCTAGCTTATGATCACAACAcagaaaatgatgaaggCCAAATCATAATTGACATACACAACGGAGATTTATCTCAACTACTGGGCCATCGTGATTACTACACTGTGTTGATCTTCACATCATCAAATCCAGCTCACGACTGTAAACCTTGTGAGCAAGTTATCCCAATGGCTGAGCAAGTTGCCACTACATACTTGGCCAAATATATCACATCTGAATTGTTATCTATGCGTTTTTAcaatattgatttgaacGATATTTCCAATGCTGGGATATTTAGGGAGTTGAAAATGGATAATATACCACACGTGTGGTTAGTCCCACCAAGTAGTAGGACCATTGGTGCTGTATCGGGGGTTTATGAAGATGGCACGATTGAACATGTTTTTGATAGCCCGCATTTAAAGTATTCTTTAAAGAAAGCTTCACTTGAGAgacaagttgttgaatttgctAGGTTTTTGAGCgaaatattgatgattgatttaCACGTTGATGATGCGGTTGCTAAGAAGAGTGGTTCTGGCACACAAAGTTCATTGAGTACATTTGCAAAGACATTTATTATTACATTTACAATTGTTGTGTTGATTAAGAAAAAAGGTCCTAGTTTTATATCAAATACTTCGAGAAAAACTGTCGTGTGTTATTTCGCAATTACCATCATACTATTGTGTGTTGGGGGTTcacaattttcaatccaGCGTCAATCACCATTGATCACTAAGGATGAGGCAACCGGTGGACTAGTTTTTATAAGTGGAGGAAGTATGCATTATCAGTATGGAATTGAAGTCTTTATTGTGGGGTTAAACTATGCTTCGCTAGCTGCGTCAGTGATAGGTTTGATTAAATTGGGTAGTTATCAAGTGACCGAATCCAGTAAGATTAGAGATGAAACGTCGAGAACTTGGTTGATTATATTGGtttctttggtgatttatTACTTGTATAGTTGTCTTACTagtattttgttgaagaaggatCCGGGATATCCGTATCCatttaccaaattgttttaa